Within the Manis pentadactyla isolate mManPen7 unplaced genomic scaffold, mManPen7.hap1 scaffold_643, whole genome shotgun sequence genome, the region attctttgtgttgtttcattcttctcagttttatttatttctgcttcaatctttattatgttcctcctcctgctgaatatgggccccatttgttcttctttttcttgttataaTAGTTTTCAATTTAGACTGCTCAtaggggattgttcttctctcctgaggtaggcctgtattgcagtatacttccctcttagcaccgccttgtctgtgtcccacggATTTTGTATTGTTCAGTTCTTGCTgccatttgtctccttatattgcttgatctctgtttttattcggtcattgatccgttggttattcaggagcatgttgttaagactccacgcggtggtaggctttctcattttacttgcactatttatttctagtttcacacccttctggtgtgagaagctgcatcactTTTGTAGGCTCGttcgggataacttcggaggtgagtataggcatccgagcctgccttttccttcactgtccttatagaaggaagccgtctatggcaaacaacatcgggcgctcgtcagccacttaaatgggactagcccggctgccgatctcaaagtctcgagcgccaggttctcctgcgtctccctcagtggatcccccgtctcccttgggagccgggaaagtcacctgagtggaggccaggattccccttcagaggaatCTCCATGGATGCGAGGGaccgaggaaggccgtgggcacctgcgagagtctaggctgaggctgcgcttcagcggcttctcaaaggcccgcgtgtctggaatcagaccccgacagcccgactgggtatccatgaggagtgtctctctttctgtctgcttgacttccagcctgcttcttcaggccgccccagcctctgggtgaggcaagagTGCTCTTTacgtcctttactcgctcgatgtgtgtcTCTGACTTTGGCTGTGCCCCGGACCCCGTTGCTCatcaccgcaaggtaggagatctacgcTTCGCTCTtactcctgacgaaatgctgtacttgttATCTCATAAAAAAGTGtccggttcgttgaagaatgctgttggtaatttgaggctgattgcattgaatctgtagattgctttaggcaggatgcccattttgataatattaattcctcctaggcaggagcatgggatgagtttccatttgtttgtgtcctctttagtatctgttaagagtgtcttgtagttttcagggtatggtaggtctttcagttccttggttaggtttattcgtaggtattttattcttgttgatgcaattgtgaatggaattgttttcctgatttctctttctgctagttcatcgttagtggctaggaaagcaacaggtttctgtgtattaattgtgcatcctgcaactctgctgaattcggatatcagttctagtagttttggagtgaagtgtttagggtttttttttatgtacggtaaatatcatgtcattggcagatagtgacagtttgacttgttctttaccagtctggatgccttgtatttttttgtttcgtctgattgccatgcctaggacctccagtggtatcttgaatagcagtggggtgagtgggcatccctgtcctgttcccgatgtcagaggaaaacttttcagcttctcgctgttaagtatgatattggctgtgtccttgtcatatacggcctttattatgttgaggtactttccctgtatacacattttcttgaaagtttttatcatgaattgatgtggagtattgtcgaatgttttttcagcatctttggacgtgatcattttttttttgtcctccgttttactgatgtggtggatgttgttcatggattttctaatagtgtaccatccttgcatccctggaataaatcctacttgatcatgagctCTTGAACCTACCCCTTGAACCCCAATTCCACCCTCTAGTTCTGAAACTCCACCCCAAGCAAGCATCTTTCTGGGTGTGTGACTGATCCTGGGGAGACCAGGCCCCAGAAATGTCCACTGCTCTTTGGTGCTCTGTGCACATCCCCGTCCCTGGAAGGACCCACTGGGAGTCCGTGACTCCATCCCCCAAACTCCTGTTCCCCTGGCTCCTTTTTCTGGAGACCCTGGCCTCAGCGTCCCGCTCCAGCGTCATTCCGGGGGATCCGGCCCCTCCCCCTAACCCTGAACGCAGTGTCCACTCGGGTTTGGCAGCTGCACCGCCCCATGTGCCCTGACCGGTCTGGCTCCCACAGATGTACGTGACACTCGTGTTCTGTGTGAAGGGCTCCCGCCTGGTCAAATCCTTGCTCTGCCTGCCCCTGCTGTGCCCTGCCTTCCTGGTGGTCGTGGTCCGCGTGGCTGAGTACCGCAACCACTGTTCAGACATTCTGGCTGGCTTCCTTACCGGAGCAGCCATCGCCACCTTTCTGGTGAGCCACCTTCCCATCTGTCCCTGTATGGCAGACCCTCCATCAGCTCCATGACCCAAGAGGCAGGCCTGTGTGATGGTGGAGAGTATGGACCTGGGGCGAGTCTCTTAACCTTACGCTGCCTGGAGGTTTTCATCTGTGAAACGGGATGATAGGAAGAGGGCCAAGCAAGTGAAGCACTCGCTATGAGCACAAAATTGAAGGAGGCACAAACCcactcagtaatcaagataaatagtatagtaatgaaaacgttttaaaaatcaaaattaatgcagACAACACCGTGTCCAAAAATACTGAAGTTTTAAATGCAGACAGTATCCGATTCTGCTCTTGCACAACTTGGCCTTACTTGCCTTCACCTTCTTCCCACCCTTTGGACTAAGTAACAGTACCTACCTCTTGgtaaaatggaaagaacagtGGTGCCATATAGGAAGCGCCATAAAAATGTTAGCTGCTTTTTGaaacctgagcctcagtttccttatctgaaaaatggggatggtATTTATACAACTCCTACTTATTGGCCTCTGGCCTCAACATGCAAactgccctccctctgccccaggtcacCTGTGTCgtgcacaacttccagagccgGCTGCCTTCTGGCCGAAGGCTCTCCCCCTGGGAGGACTTGGGCCAAGCCCCCACCATGGAGAGCCCCCTCGAGAAGTTAAGTGTGGCCCAGGTAAGGGGGGCTGGGGGCCGCTCCCCGCTGGAGAGGGTGGTAGCTGGAGGGGGACCAGGGAGGCAGGAAGTTAGGCAAGAGATGGGGATCTCAGGGCCATGGGGGGTGGGCAATGGCTCATCTCTGCGGGCCTAGGTCCTGGGGGACAGTCCCAGAAACAAGTGCccgtctcctctctccctcccaaggGGACATGATTAATCCTGAGAATCCTGGTTGGTGTTTCCATTGGGCTTTCTGCCCAATGCGCCCCCTCGTGGTTGTGGCCGGCAGGGCCTGGGGGGCCGCTagccccttccct harbors:
- the LOC130682478 gene encoding phospholipid phosphatase-related protein type 2-like encodes the protein MCVSDFGCAPDPVAHHRKMYVTLVFCVKGSRLVKSLLCLPLLCPAFLVVVVRVAEYRNHCSDILAGFLTGAAIATFLVTCVVHNFQSRLPSGRRLSPWEDLGQAPTMESPLEKLSVAQSHRTAPAVAT